The genomic stretch CGATCGAGCACCCATACGCTCTTGCGGTGCGCGGCGGCGGCCTCGAGGATGTAGAGCAGGGTCGTGACGAAGGTGTAGATCCTGCAACCGACATCCTGGAGATCGACCAGCATCGTGTCGAACGTGCCCATCGACTGGCCGGTCGGGCGGCGGACCTCGCCATAGAGGCTGAACACGGGCACGCGATAGGTCGGGTCGGTAAAGTCCGGCGACTCCATCATGTTATCCTGAAGGTCGCCGCGCACGCCATGCTGCGGCCCGAACACCGCCGAGATATTCACCCCCGCCGCGACCAGCGCATCCAGCGAATGGGTAAGGTCCGCCGTGACGGAGGCAGGGTGCGCGAGCAGCGCGACACGCTGGCCCTCAAGCGGTTTGCGCAGCGCGGGGTCGGCGAGCAGCCGGTCGATACCGAATTTCATGCCGTGCCTGCTGCCGGGAGTTCCAGCACGAAGCAAGCCGGATCGTGGAAATCGGGCTTTCCGGGCGGATGGGCAAGCGCCCAATAGGATTTGGTACCGTCGGTCTCCTCGATGACGGCGGTGAGGCTGACGTGTTTGCCGTAAATCCCGCGGAAAGGCCGAACATCCAGCCACGCGGTCAATGCAAAGCGGGTTGGGTCGGTCTCGAGGTAAATGTCGACCCCTGTCACGGCGCTCGGGGCCATCCCCTCCCGATAGCTATCGAAGCGGTATGCCGCCCAATGCCGCGACGGCGCAAAGTTAAATTCGTGGTAGGCACCGCTGGCGCCTTCGCGGAAAAACAATTCGAAACACGTGTGCCGCCAAAGCTCGTC from Sphingomonas hengshuiensis encodes the following:
- a CDS encoding DOMON-like domain-containing protein, which translates into the protein MMAQVLSKSALVPHPASAAAPVRLGTKLSLVGTDVLKAEFVAIGDIGRVLIPAPAIPERRDELWRHTCFELFFREGASGAYHEFNFAPSRHWAAYRFDSYREGMAPSAVTGVDIYLETDPTRFALTAWLDVRPFRGIYGKHVSLTAVIEETDGTKSYWALAHPPGKPDFHDPACFVLELPAAGTA